One genomic segment of Rhinopithecus roxellana isolate Shanxi Qingling chromosome 6, ASM756505v1, whole genome shotgun sequence includes these proteins:
- the MAP11 gene encoding microtubule-associated protein 11 isoform X2: protein MPDGSVLLVDNVCHQSGEVSMGSFCRLPGTSGCFPCPLNALEEHNFLFQLRGGEQPPPGAKEGLEVPLIAVVQWSTPKLPFTQSIYTHYRLPSVRLDRPCFVMTASCESPVRTYERFTVTYTLLNNLQDFLAVRLVWTPEHAQAGKQLCEEERRAMQAALDSIVCHTPLNNLGFSRKGSALTFSVAFQALRTGLFELSQHMKLKLQFTASVSHPPPEARPLSRKSSPSSPAVRDLVERHQASLGRSQSFSHQQPSRSHLMRSGSVMERRAITPPVASPVGRPLYLPPDKAVLSLDKIAKRECKVLVVEPVK, encoded by the exons ATGCCCGATGGCTCTGTGCTGCTGGTGGACAATGTCTG TCACCAGTCTGGGGAAGTCTCCATGGGCTCCTTCTGCCGCCTACCCGGAACCTCTGGCTGCTTCCCCTGCCCACTGAATGCCCTGGAGGAACACAACTTCCTGTTTCAGCTGCGAGGGGGTGAGCAGCCCCCTCCAGGGGCCAAGGAG GGCCTGGAAGTTCCCCTGATTGCTGTGGTTCAGTGGTCCACCCCAAAGCTGCCCTTCACTCAGAGCATCTATACCCACTACCG ccTGCCCAGTGTCCGCCTGGACCGCCCGTGTTTCGTGATGACCGCTTCTTGTGAGTCCCCTGTTCGGACCTACGAGCGTTTCACTGTCACCTACACTTTGCTCAACAATCTCCAAGACTTCCTTGCTGTGAGGCTCGTGTGGACCCCAGAGCATGCACAGGCTG GAAAGCAGCTGTGTGAGGAGGAGCGCCGGGCCATGCAGGCTGCCCTGGACTCCATCGTCTGCCACACGCCCCTCAACAACCTTGGCTTTTCCCGGAAGGGCAGTGCTCTCACCTTCAGTGTGGCCTTCCAGGCTCTGAGGACGGGGCTCTTCGAG CTAAGCCAGCACATGAAACTGAAGCTGCAGTTCACCGCCAGCGTGTCCCACCCTCCACCCGAGGCCCGGCCTCTCTCCCGCAAGAGCAGCCCCAGCAGCCCTGCTGTCCGGGACTTGGTGGAGAGGCATCAGGCTAGCCTGGGCCGCTCCCAGTCCTTCTCCCACCAGCAGCCTTCCCGAAGCCACCTCATGAG GTCGGGCAGTGTGATGGAGCGCAGGGCCATCACGCCCCCCGTGGCCTCTCCTGTTGGCCGTCCCCTCTACCTGCCCCCGGACAAGGCTGTGTTGTCCCTGGACAAGATTGCCAAGCGCGAGTGCAAGGTCCTGGTGGTGGAACCCGTCAAGTAG
- the MAP11 gene encoding microtubule-associated protein 11 isoform X1, with product MESQCDYSMYFPAVPLPPRAELAGDPGRYRALPRRNHLYLGETVRFLLVLRCRGGAGSGAGGGPGLGSRGAWAELATALAALASVSAGGGMPGGGGAGDQDSEPPGGGDPGGGGLFRGCSPLLTHGPGPATSGGATTLPVEEPIVSTDEVIFPLTVSLDRLPPGTPKAKIVVTVWKREVEAPEVRDQGYLRLLQTRSPGETFRGEQSAFKAQVSTLLTLLPPPVLRCRQFTVAGKHLTVLKVLNSSSQEEISIWDIRILPNFNASYLPVMPDGSVLLVDNVCHQSGEVSMGSFCRLPGTSGCFPCPLNALEEHNFLFQLRGGEQPPPGAKEGLEVPLIAVVQWSTPKLPFTQSIYTHYRLPSVRLDRPCFVMTASCESPVRTYERFTVTYTLLNNLQDFLAVRLVWTPEHAQAGKQLCEEERRAMQAALDSIVCHTPLNNLGFSRKGSALTFSVAFQALRTGLFELSQHMKLKLQFTASVSHPPPEARPLSRKSSPSSPAVRDLVERHQASLGRSQSFSHQQPSRSHLMRSGSVMERRAITPPVASPVGRPLYLPPDKAVLSLDKIAKRECKVLVVEPVK from the exons ATGGAGTCCCAGTGCGACTATTCGATGTACTTCCCGGCCGTGCCGCTGCCGCCGCGCGCGGAGCTGGCAGGGGACCCGGGCCGGTACCGGGCGCTGCCCCGGCGCAACCATCTGTACTTGGGGGAGACTGTCCGCTTTCTGCTGGTGTTGCGCTGCCGGGGCGGTGCGGGGTCCGGCGCCGGGGGCGGCCCGGGCTTGGGCTCCAGAGGAGCCTGGGCAGAACTGGCAACCGCCCTGGCCGCCCTGGCCTCGGTCAGCGCCGGAGGCGGGATGCCGGGTGGCGGCGGTGCCGGCGACCAGGATTCGGAGCCCCCAGGGGGAGGGgatcctgggggtgggggtttgTTCCGAGGCTGCAGCCCCCTTCTCACCCACGGCCCGGGCCCTGCTACCTCAGGGGGAGCGACCACG CTGCCTGTGGAGGAACCGATTGTGTCCACAGATGAGGTCATCTTCCCACTCACCGTTTCACTGGATAGACTGCCCCCAGGGACACCTAAGGCCAAG ATTGTAGTGACTGTGTGGAAGCGGGAGGTTGAGGCACCAGAGGTCAGAGATCAAGGCTACCTGCGATTGCTGCAGACCCGATCTCCTGGGGAGACTTTCCGGGGCGAACAGAGCGCTTTCAAGGCCCAAG TGAGCACGCTGCTGACTCTGCTGCCCCCTCCGGTTCTGAGATGCCGGCAGTTCACTGTGGCTGGAAAACACTTGACCGTGCTCAAGG TGCTGAACAGCTCCTCTCAGGAGGAAATCTCCATCTGGGATATCCGAATCCTCCCCAACTTCAACGCCAGTTATCTACCTGTCATGCCCGATGGCTCTGTGCTGCTGGTGGACAATGTCTG TCACCAGTCTGGGGAAGTCTCCATGGGCTCCTTCTGCCGCCTACCCGGAACCTCTGGCTGCTTCCCCTGCCCACTGAATGCCCTGGAGGAACACAACTTCCTGTTTCAGCTGCGAGGGGGTGAGCAGCCCCCTCCAGGGGCCAAGGAG GGCCTGGAAGTTCCCCTGATTGCTGTGGTTCAGTGGTCCACCCCAAAGCTGCCCTTCACTCAGAGCATCTATACCCACTACCG ccTGCCCAGTGTCCGCCTGGACCGCCCGTGTTTCGTGATGACCGCTTCTTGTGAGTCCCCTGTTCGGACCTACGAGCGTTTCACTGTCACCTACACTTTGCTCAACAATCTCCAAGACTTCCTTGCTGTGAGGCTCGTGTGGACCCCAGAGCATGCACAGGCTG GAAAGCAGCTGTGTGAGGAGGAGCGCCGGGCCATGCAGGCTGCCCTGGACTCCATCGTCTGCCACACGCCCCTCAACAACCTTGGCTTTTCCCGGAAGGGCAGTGCTCTCACCTTCAGTGTGGCCTTCCAGGCTCTGAGGACGGGGCTCTTCGAG CTAAGCCAGCACATGAAACTGAAGCTGCAGTTCACCGCCAGCGTGTCCCACCCTCCACCCGAGGCCCGGCCTCTCTCCCGCAAGAGCAGCCCCAGCAGCCCTGCTGTCCGGGACTTGGTGGAGAGGCATCAGGCTAGCCTGGGCCGCTCCCAGTCCTTCTCCCACCAGCAGCCTTCCCGAAGCCACCTCATGAG GTCGGGCAGTGTGATGGAGCGCAGGGCCATCACGCCCCCCGTGGCCTCTCCTGTTGGCCGTCCCCTCTACCTGCCCCCGGACAAGGCTGTGTTGTCCCTGGACAAGATTGCCAAGCGCGAGTGCAAGGTCCTGGTGGTGGAACCCGTCAAGTAG
- the GAL3ST4 gene encoding galactose-3-O-sulfotransferase 4, which translates to MGPLSPARTLRLWGPRSLGVALGVFMTIGFALQLLGGPFQRRLPGPQLRQPSAPSLRPALPSCAPRQRLVFLKTHKSGSSSVLSLLHRYGDRHGLRFALPARYQFGYPRLFQASRVKGYQPQTGGTQIPFHILCHHMRFNLKEVLQVMPSDSFFFSIVRDPAALARSAFSYYKSTSSAFRKSPSLAAFLANPRAFYRPGARGDHYARNLLWFDFGLPFPPEKRAKRGSLHPPRDPDPRQLQVQVLPSGAGPRAQTLNPNALIHPVSTVADHHSQISSPASFDLGSSSFIQWGLAWLDSVFDLVMVAEYFDESLVLLADALCWGLDDVVGFMHNAQAGRKQGLSTVSNSGLIAEDRQLTARARAWNNLDWALYVHFNRSLWARIEKYGQRRLQTAVAELRARREALAKHCLAGGEASDPKYITDRRFRPFQFGSAKVLGYILRSGLSPQDQEECERLATPELQYKDKLDAKQFPPTVSLPLKTSRPLSP; encoded by the exons ATGGGCCCTCTGTCTCCTGCCAGGACGCTGCGGCTCTGGGGACCTCGGAGCCTGGGGGTGGCTCTGGGAGTCTTCATGACCATTGGCTTTGCACTCCAGCTCTTGGGAGGGCCCTTCCAGAGGAG GCTACCAGGGCCACAGCTCCGACAGCCCTCGGCTCCATCTCTACGACCAGCCCTTCCGTCCTGCGCACCCCGGCAGCGACTGGTGTTCCTGAAGACGCATAAATCTGGGAGCAGCTCTGTGCTGAGCCTGCTTCACCGCTATGGGGACAGGCACGGGCTGCGCTTCGCCCTCCCTGCCCGCTACCAGTTTGGCTACCCAAGGCTCTTCCAGGCCTCAAGGGTAAAAGGCTACCAACCCCAGACTGGAGGCACCCAGATCCCCTTCCACATCCTCTGTCACCACATGAGGTTCAACCTGAAAGAG GTACTTCAGGTCATGCCTTCTGACAGcttctttttttccattgtcCGAGACCCAGCGGCTCTGGCTCGCTCTGCCTTCTCCTATTATAAATCCACCTCATCAGCCTTCCGCAAGTCACCATCCTTGGCTGCCTTCCTGGCCAATCCTCGAGCCTTCTACAGGCCTGGAGCCCGTGGGGACCACTACGCTCGCAACTTACTATGGTTTGACTTTGGCCTGCCCTTTCCCCCAGAGAAGAGGGCCAAGAGAGGGAGTCTTCATCCCCCCAGAGACCCCGACCCCCGACAGCTGCAGGTGCAGGTCTTGCCTTCTGGTGCTGGCCCTCGAGCCCAAACCCTCAATCCCAATGCCCTCATCCATCCTGTTTCCACTGTTGCTGATCATCACAGCCAGATATCAAGCCCTGCCTCTTTCGATTTGGGGTCTTCATCCTTCATCCAGTGGGGTCTGGCCTGGCTGGACTCTGTCTTTGACCTGGTCATGGTGGCTGAGTACTTCGATGAGTCATTGGTTCTGCTGGCAGATGCCCTGTGCTGGGGTCTAGATGACGTGGTGGGCTTCATGCACAATGCCCAGGCTGGACGTAAGCAGGGCCTCAGCACTGTCAGCAATAGTGGACTGATTGCAGAGGACCGGCAGCTGACTGCACGGGCCCGAGCCTGGAACAACCTGGACTGGGCTCTCTACGTCCACTTCAACCGCAGTCTCTGGGCACGGATAGAGAAATACGGCCAGCGCCGGCTGCAGACAGCTGTGGCCGAGCTCCGGGCTCGCCGAGAGGCCCTAGCCAAACATTGTCTGGCAGGGGGTGAGGCTTCTGACCCCAAATACATCACTGATCGCCGGTTCCGCCCCTTCCAGTTTGGGTCAGCTAAGGTTTTGGGCTATATACTTCGGAGTGGATTGAGCCCTCAGGACCAAGAGGAGTGTGAGCGCTTGGCTACCCCTGAGCTCCAGTATAAGGACAAGCTGGATGCCAAGCAGTTCCCCCCTACAGTCTCACTGCCCCTCAAGACTTCAAGGCCACTTTCCCCATAG